From Coffea arabica cultivar ET-39 chromosome 9c, Coffea Arabica ET-39 HiFi, whole genome shotgun sequence, one genomic window encodes:
- the LOC113710382 gene encoding coproporphyrinogen-III oxidase 1, chloroplastic-like, whose translation MLLSAPKLSISPSSSSSSSSSAAACSAPLLFPVKKSSIPARNFPSFLHSATSHISLGVPRAASSSSSPSPMIEKETLETHRPHTFLRESDEAAAFSSSSSDSAGSVRARFEKMIRDAQDSVCAAIEAVDNGSKFKEDVWSRPGGGGGISRVLQDGAVWEKAGVNVSVVYGVMPPEAYRAAKPSSDNGDIKPGPIPFFAAGISSVLHPHNPFAPTLHFNYRYFETDAPKDAPGAPRQWWFGGGTDFTPAYIFEEDVKHFHSVQKSACDKFDPSFYPRFKKWCDDYFYIKHRGERRGLGGIFFDDLNDYDQEMLLSFATECANSVIPAYIPIIEKRKDTPYTERNKAWQQLRRGRYVEFNLVYDRGTTFGLKTGGRIESILVSLPLSARWEYDHKPEEGSEEWKLLDACINPKEWL comes from the exons ATGTTGCTGAGTGCTCCAAAACTCTCCATttccccttcttcttcttcttcttcttcttcttctgctgcTGCTTGTTCTGCGCCCCTCCTTTTCCCTGTCAAAAAATCCAGCATCCCAGCAAGAAACTTCCCTTCATTTCTCCACTCCGCAACATCTCACATTTCTCTCGGCGTTCCCCGAGCCGCCTCCTCAtcctcctccccctcccccaTGATAGAGAAAGAAACCTTAGAAACCCACCGTCCCCACACCTTCCTCCGCGAATCCGATGAGGCTGCggccttctcctcctcctcttctgaTTCTGCCGGCTCAGTCAGGGCCAGGTTTGAGAAGATGATTAGGGACGCCCAGGACAGCGTTTGCGCCGCAATTGAGGCCGTGGATAATGGCAGCAAGTTCAAGGAGGATGTCTGGTCCAGGCCCGGCGGTGGTGGCGGCATCAGTAGGGTTTTGCAGGACGGCGCCGTTTGGGAAAAGGCTGGGGTCAATGTCTCCGTGGTTTATGGTGTTATGCCGCCTGAAGCTTATCGGGCCGCAAAGCCATCTTCAGATAATGGTGACATTAAGCCCGGGCCAATTCCCTTTTTCGCCGCTGGCATTAGCTCG GTTCTGCATCCACACAACCCCTTTGCACCGACTTTACATTTCAATTATCGGTACTTTGAGACTGATGCTCCCAAAG ATGCTCCAGGAGCTCCTAGGCAGTGGTGGTTTGGTGGTGGTACAGATTTTACGCCTGCTTACATTTTTGAGGAGGATGTTAAACATTTCCATTCG GTCCAAAAAAGTGCATGCGACAAGTTTGACCCTAGCTTCTATCCTCGATTCAAGAAATGGTGTGACGACTATTTCTATATTAAG CATCGTGGAGAGAGGCGAGGACTTGGCGGCatattttttgatgatttgaatGATTATGATCAAGAGATGCTTCTTTCTTTTGCTACTg AGTGTGCAAATTCTGTGATCCCTGCATATATACCAATAATAGAGAAGAGGAAGGATACACCATACACAGAAAGAAACAAAGCATGGCAACAACTACGAAGGGGGCGCTATGTAGAATTCAACCTG GTTTATGACCGTGGAACAACATTTGGTCTCAAGACAGGAGGCAGAATCGAGAGTATTCTTGTTTCCCTTCCGCTATCTGCTCGTTGGGAATATGACCAT AAACCAGAAGAGGGGAGTGAAGAATGGAAACTATTGGATGCATGTATCAACCCCAAGGAGTGGCTGTAA
- the LOC113710381 gene encoding pentatricopeptide repeat-containing protein At1g06143-like: MFPFRNQSMKFVKDVVGGRLVGEKSQQLGLFASDFKKCSSLKELESLYAFMIKTNATQDCFLMNQFITASSSIRCTEWVIAAFDQLKDPNTFVYNAVIGAFLRCFHPLRALEMYVDMLKTEVRPTSFTFSSIIKSCTCLKAVDFGDSIHGQVWKCGFETHLHVQTAIIDYYSNFGKVVEARLVFDKMPERDGFAWTTMVSAHVRFGDLSSARKLFDEMPEKNTASWNTMLNGFARIGDVESAKQLFIGIPQKDLISWTTMINCYSQNKHYKEALEIFNEMKDNGISPDEVTMSTIISSCAHLGWLDQGKEIHMYVLQSGLYLDVYIGSSLIDMYAKCGAVERSLVVFFKLSEKNLFCWNSVVEGLAAHGCAKEALVIFHMMEKEKIKPNGITFLSVLAACTHAGLVEEGKSRFLQMTRDLLIPPEIKHYGCVVDLLSKAGLLDEALELIRRMNIEPNSVIWGSLLCGCKLHKNLEIAQMAVDKLMLLEPKNSGYYNLLVNMYAEANRWSEVARIRANMKNLGVEKRYPGSSWIEVEKNIFQFASCDNCHPASEEIYLLLDELVGQLKLTGCGPEFEFIL; encoded by the exons ATGTTTCCATTTCGTAATCAGTCTATGAAATTCGTCAAAGATGTAGTAG GTGGAAGACTCGTGGGAGAAAAAAGCCAACAACTTGGTCTGTTTGCTAGCGATTTTAAAAAATGTTCAAGCTTGAAAGAGCTGGAATCTCTATATGCTTTCATGATCAAGACAAATGCAACGCAAGATTGTTTCCTGATGAATCAATTTATCACTGCATCTTCAAGCATTCGTTGTACAGAATGGGTAATTGCTGCCTTTGACCAGTTAAAAGATCCCAATACATTTGTTTACAATGCAGTAATAGGAGCCTTTCTCCGTTGTTTCCATCCACTCCGAGCTTTAGAAATGTATGTAGACATGTTGAAAACTGAAGTCAGACCAACTAGTTTCACGTTTTCATCAATAATAAAGAGCTGCACATGTTTGAAGGCTGTAGATTTTGGAGATTCTATCCATGGACAGGTTTGGAAGTGTGGATTTGAAACTCATCTTCATGTTCAGACTGCTATTATTGATTATTATTCAAATTTTGGTAAAGTTGTTGAAGCAAGACTAGTATTTGATAAGATGCCTGAGAGAGATGGTTTTGCCTGGACAACAATGGTTTCAGCTCATGTCCGTTTTGGGGATTTGAGTTCTGCTAGGAAGTTGTTTGATGAGATGCCCGAGAAAAATACTGCATCTTGGAATACTATGCTGAATGGTTTTGCAAGGATTGGTGATGTTGAGTCTGCTAAGCAGTTGTTCATTGGAATACCGCAAAAAGATTTAATTTCATGGACAACCATGATCAACTGCTACTCTCAAAACAAGCACTACAAAGAAGCACTAGAGATTTTCAACGAGATGAAGGATAATGGGATCAGTCCTGACGAAGTGACCATGTCAACAATCATTTCTTCTTGTGCTCATCTTGGTTGGCTAGACCAAGGAAAGGAGATACATATGTATGTTCTGCAAAGTGGATTGTATCTTGATGTTTACATTGGTTCATCACTGATTGATATGTATGCAAAGTGTGGTGCCGTAGAGAGATCCCTTGTGGTATTCTTCAAATTGTCCGAGAAAAACCTTTTCTGTTGGAATTCTGTGGTTGAAGGGCTTGCAGCTCATGGTTGTGCCAAAGAAGCTTTGGTGATATTTCATATGATGGAGAAGGAGAAGATAAAGCCAAATGGCATTACCTTTCTTAGTGTTCTTGCAGCATGTACTCATGCTGGACTGGTTGAAGAGGGCAAAAGCAGATTTCTTCAAATGACTCGTGACCTTCTCATCCCTCCTGAAATTAAGCATTACGGATGCGTGGTTGATCTGTTAAGCAAGGCTGGTTTACTTGATGAAGCATTGGAACTGATAAGAAGAATGAATATTGAACCAAACTCTGTCATATGGGGTTCTTTACTTTGTGGGTGTAAGCTTCACAAGAACTTGGAGATTGCTCAGATGGCTGTTGATAAGTTAATGCTTCTGGAGCCAAAGAATAGTGGATACTATAACCTTTTAGTGAACATGTATGCTGAAGCAAATCGATGGAGTGAGGTTGCTAGAATCAGGGCAAACATGAAGAACCTTGGAGTAGAAAAGAGATATCCTGGATCCAGTTGGATTGAAGTGGAGAAGAACATATTTCAGTTTGCTTCTTGTGACAATTGTCATCCAGCATCTGAAGAAATTTACCTGCTACTGGATGAATTGGTTGGGCAACTTAAGCTGACTGGTTGCGGACCTGAGtttgaatttattttgtga
- the LOC113708822 gene encoding jasmonate-induced oxygenase 1-like: MSPAGEPVRVQAIAQTRNSVVPPQYVQPPETRPAAKLTHHHKNEAAELSPPSINLAGEDTGRLKDEIGLACRDWGAFSVVNHGVPMELLDQMRRVGKSFFEECDMEQKLKYSCDPNSPASEGYGSRMLVADNDSVLDWRDYFDHHTLPLSRRNPAKWPHYQPNYREVVAEYSDQMKVLAQRLLGLISESLGLPSSCIEEAIGEFCQNITVSYYPPCPQPDLTLGLQSHSDMGAITLLIQDNVEGLQVFKDGEWITVRPLRDGILVLLADQTEIITNGKYRSCQHRAITNAERARLSVATFHDPAKTRKVFPAFEPPIYHEVMYGDYVSSWYTKGPEGKRNIDALLIKY; the protein is encoded by the exons ATGTCACCCGCCGGAGAGCCCGTGAGGGTGCAGGCCATAGCCCAAACCCGCAACTCCGTTGTGCCTCCTCAGTACGTACAACCCCCAGAAACCCGACCTGCTGCAAAGCTGACCCATCATCATAAGAACGAGGCGGCTGAGCTATCTCCGCCGTCGATTAATCTCGCCGGAGAAGACACCGGCCGCCTCAAAGACGAGATAGGGCTGGCCTGCAGAGATTGGGGGGCGTTTAGCGTGGTCAATCATGGGGTACCGATGGAATTGCTGGATCAGATGAGGCGAGTGGGGAAATCATTCTTTGAGGAATGTGATATGGAGCAGAAGCTCAAGTATTCTTGTGATCCTAATTCGCCGGCTTCCGAGGGTTATGGTAGCCGGATGCTGGTAGCTGATAACGACAGCGTTTTGGATTGGAGGGACTATTTTGATCACCATACCTTGCCGCTGTCGAGGCGGAATCCGGCTAAGTGGCCTCATTATCAGCCTAATTACAG AGAAGTAGTGGCAGAATACAGTGATCAGATGAAAGTCCTTGCTCAGAGATTGTTGGGTTTGATATCGGAGAGTCTTGGTCTGCCATCTTCATgcattgaagaggctattggggAGTTCTGTCAGAACATTACAGTGAGTTATTACCCTCCTTGTCCACAGCCAGACCTTACTCTTGGTCTGCAGTCGCATTCTGATATGGGTGCTATCACGCTTCTTATCCAAGATAACGTTGAGGGTCTTCAAGTGTTCAAGGATGGAGAATGGATAACAGTACGTCCACTGCGTGATGGTATCTTAGTTCTCTTGGCTGACCAAACTGAG ATCATAACAAATGGCAAATACAGAAGTTGTCAACATCGGGCAATTACAAACGCTGAAAGAGCGAGACTTTCAGTTGCCACATTCCACGATCCTGCAAAAACTAGGAAAGTATTCCCAGCTTTTGAACCACCTATATACCATGAAGTCATGTATGGGGATTATGTCTCCTCATGGTACACAAAGGGCCCGGAAGGGAAAAGGAACATTGATGCACTTCTGATCAAATACTGA